One region of Flavobacterium sp. GSB-24 genomic DNA includes:
- a CDS encoding TonB-dependent receptor, which translates to MKSKNCITTKLPYFMAVLLSVFMMQFGFAQESKTVSGTITSAEDGFGVPGATVQVQGTKSSTVTDFDGKYKVEAKTGDVLVITFVGFKTQKITVGAQKVVNLVLQPETAELKEIVVIGYGTQKKKVNTAATSLVSGKDIQQVASLDVVNALQGQASGVSVTSSSGQPGANMVVNIRGAGTAGNSDPLYVVDGVVVDNGIGYLDPSVIERVDVLKDASAASIYGARAANGVILVTTKKGKDGKMNVSFSSYTGFQQIAKKLDLMNTQEYTTIMNEARVNSGYAPLYTKEQIAAFPDHDWQKDLFNEGAMKQNHSLLITGGDEKSTIATGLSYYGQEGMIGGANNQSQYDRVTFTVNSTSEVIKGYLKIGENFTLSNIKSSGVADDGIYSNAIRSFLNAAPIDAAYDANGDFASSIISADISNPVGSLYYNNFNQTKTNRYVGNIFAELKFAKNFTFRTSYGVDMTDSNYRSFRPVYSLSSNDNNTVSSVTQSSTKSMGWIFENTLQYKFNIASAHNFDVLVGTSAKKNTADYMEGQGRNLIFDDFEHAYLDNAKDPTSNVVKGNRRDYAIQSYFGRLLYDYDNKYLFSATVRRDGSSEFGPDNKYAIFPSFSAGWNLDKEAFFKENKVLNTFKLRASWGQNGNDQFARRFAYMSVVNSTDKTYHFGTGDETLLVGSSPDQLANRNLKWETSEQLDLGFDATLFTNFTLTFDYYDKKTKDWLVLASIPAYAGATAPYINGGDVSNKGFEIGLAYRTRFGKDWNFGINANLSRNQNEVLRIANNEGIIHGESNVLFQGLDEMNRVEVGKPMGYFYGLKTAGIFQNAAEVAAGVQPNAQPGDVRFVDLNTDGKIDANDKTQIGDPNPDINYGVNLELSYKAFDLSINTYGTAGGQNVFGIHDYTRAYTNNTTDVLNRWTSEGTSNTVPRVTYGTDDNGNYTKFSDLYIQDSDFFRIKNATIGCDLTKLTDKLKFFSKFRLYVAGNNIYTFTKYKGMDPEIGFGNVNQSWAKGIDVGYYPQPRTYMMGLNVNF; encoded by the coding sequence ATGAAAAGCAAAAATTGTATTACAACAAAGCTTCCATATTTTATGGCGGTGCTGCTTAGCGTATTTATGATGCAGTTTGGATTTGCACAAGAATCCAAAACTGTAAGTGGAACAATCACTTCTGCCGAAGACGGATTTGGAGTTCCCGGAGCAACTGTACAAGTACAGGGAACAAAATCGAGTACTGTTACCGATTTTGATGGAAAATATAAAGTAGAAGCTAAAACAGGAGATGTTTTAGTGATCACTTTCGTGGGATTTAAAACACAAAAAATTACTGTTGGCGCTCAGAAAGTTGTCAATTTAGTGCTGCAGCCAGAAACTGCAGAACTTAAAGAAATTGTAGTAATTGGTTATGGTACTCAAAAGAAGAAAGTTAATACAGCTGCAACTTCTTTGGTATCTGGAAAAGACATTCAGCAAGTAGCGAGTCTTGATGTTGTAAATGCTTTGCAAGGTCAGGCTTCTGGAGTTTCTGTAACTTCTTCTTCTGGTCAGCCTGGTGCGAATATGGTGGTAAATATTCGTGGTGCAGGTACAGCAGGAAACAGTGATCCGCTTTATGTGGTTGATGGTGTTGTGGTAGATAACGGAATTGGATACTTAGATCCTTCTGTTATTGAAAGGGTTGACGTTTTAAAAGATGCTTCTGCGGCTTCTATCTACGGAGCAAGAGCAGCAAACGGAGTTATTTTGGTTACAACTAAAAAAGGAAAAGATGGTAAAATGAATGTGTCTTTCAGTTCTTACACAGGTTTTCAGCAGATTGCTAAAAAACTGGATTTGATGAATACACAAGAATATACAACAATTATGAACGAAGCTCGTGTAAATTCTGGATATGCTCCATTATACACGAAAGAGCAAATTGCTGCATTTCCTGATCATGACTGGCAGAAAGATTTGTTTAATGAAGGTGCAATGAAACAAAACCACTCCCTTTTGATCACAGGTGGTGATGAAAAATCTACAATTGCAACTGGTTTATCGTACTACGGACAAGAAGGTATGATTGGTGGAGCAAATAATCAGTCTCAATACGATCGTGTTACTTTTACAGTAAACTCTACTTCAGAAGTTATTAAAGGATATTTGAAAATTGGTGAAAACTTCACTTTATCAAACATTAAATCAAGCGGTGTTGCAGATGATGGAATTTACAGCAACGCAATTAGAAGCTTCTTAAACGCAGCTCCAATTGATGCAGCGTATGATGCAAATGGAGATTTTGCAAGCTCAATTATCTCTGCAGATATCAGTAATCCAGTTGGATCTTTATACTATAACAACTTCAATCAAACAAAAACAAACCGTTATGTAGGTAATATTTTTGCTGAATTGAAATTTGCAAAAAACTTTACTTTCAGAACCAGTTATGGTGTTGATATGACAGATAGTAACTATCGTTCTTTCAGACCTGTTTATTCTCTTTCTTCAAATGATAATAATACAGTTTCTAGTGTTACTCAAAGCTCAACAAAATCGATGGGATGGATTTTTGAGAATACACTTCAATACAAATTCAACATTGCTTCTGCTCATAATTTTGATGTGTTAGTGGGTACTTCTGCTAAAAAGAACACTGCAGATTACATGGAAGGACAAGGAAGAAACTTAATTTTTGATGATTTCGAACATGCTTATTTGGATAATGCAAAAGATCCAACATCAAATGTGGTAAAAGGAAACCGTAGAGATTACGCTATTCAATCGTACTTCGGACGTTTATTGTACGATTATGATAATAAATATTTATTCTCAGCTACAGTGCGTCGTGACGGATCTTCAGAATTTGGTCCAGACAACAAATATGCTATTTTCCCATCGTTCTCTGCTGGTTGGAATTTAGACAAAGAAGCTTTCTTTAAAGAAAATAAAGTATTAAATACTTTCAAATTAAGAGCAAGCTGGGGGCAAAATGGTAACGATCAATTTGCAAGAAGATTTGCTTATATGTCGGTTGTAAACTCAACAGATAAAACGTATCATTTTGGAACAGGTGACGAAACTTTATTAGTAGGTTCAAGCCCAGATCAGTTAGCAAATAGAAACTTAAAATGGGAAACTTCTGAGCAGTTGGATTTAGGTTTTGATGCTACTTTGTTTACCAACTTTACTTTAACTTTCGATTACTATGATAAGAAAACGAAAGACTGGTTAGTTCTTGCTTCTATCCCGGCTTATGCTGGAGCTACCGCACCTTATATTAATGGTGGAGATGTGAGTAATAAAGGTTTTGAAATTGGATTGGCTTATCGTACACGTTTTGGAAAAGATTGGAATTTTGGAATCAATGCCAACCTTTCTCGCAACCAAAATGAAGTATTACGAATTGCAAACAACGAAGGAATCATTCACGGAGAATCAAATGTTTTATTCCAAGGTTTAGACGAAATGAACCGTGTTGAGGTGGGTAAACCAATGGGTTATTTCTACGGATTAAAAACAGCTGGAATTTTCCAAAATGCTGCAGAAGTTGCTGCGGGAGTTCAGCCAAATGCACAACCTGGAGATGTTCGTTTTGTAGATTTGAACACTGACGGAAAAATTGATGCAAATGATAAAACACAAATCGGAGATCCAAACCCAGATATTAACTACGGTGTTAATTTAGAATTATCATATAAAGCTTTTGATTTATCTATTAATACTTATGGTACTGCTGGAGGACAAAACGTTTTTGGAATTCACGATTATACTCGTGCCTACACAAACAACACTACAGATGTTTTAAACAGATGGACAAGCGAAGGAACTTCAAACACAGTTCCAAGAGTAACATACGGAACAGATGATAATGGTAACTATACTAAATTCTCTGATTTGTATATTCAGGATTCAGATTTCTTCAGAATTAAAAATGCTACAATTGGATGTGATTTAACAAAGTTAACAGACAAGTTGAAATTCTTCTCTAAATTCAGATTGTACGTTGCAGGAAATAACATTTACACATTCACGAAGTACAAAGGAATGGATCCAGAAATTGGTTTCGGAAACGTAAATCAATCTTGGGCTAAAGGAATCGATGTTGGATATTATCCGCAGCCAAGAACCTACATGATGGGGCTAAATGTTAACTTTTAA
- a CDS encoding NUDIX domain-containing protein, translating into MVENVDDRTVPKNEQSAMNAITIDCVIFGFDKGSLEVLLVQHGEGISKGKWGLPGGWIYKKESTDDAAHRLLNELTGLDNIYLEQLKAFGDPDRFPLRRVITIGYYALVKREDYNIKAGFTASDAKWYKINSIPDLIYDHNEILAYSLKHLRNKVRQTPIGFNLLPEKFTLLQLMQLYEEILGIEMDKPNFRRKILHMKLLAALDEKQQDVSHRAAQLYKFDPEIYTKLTEKGFNFEF; encoded by the coding sequence ATGGTTGAAAATGTAGATGACAGAACTGTTCCAAAAAACGAACAAAGTGCCATGAATGCGATCACGATTGACTGTGTCATCTTTGGTTTTGACAAAGGCAGTCTCGAGGTGCTTTTGGTACAGCATGGAGAAGGAATCAGCAAGGGAAAATGGGGTCTTCCTGGGGGATGGATTTATAAAAAAGAAAGCACAGATGATGCTGCACACCGTTTATTGAACGAACTTACAGGGCTTGATAATATCTATTTGGAACAGCTGAAAGCATTTGGCGATCCAGATCGTTTTCCGCTAAGACGAGTAATTACGATTGGTTATTATGCTTTGGTCAAAAGAGAAGATTACAATATTAAAGCAGGTTTTACAGCTTCGGATGCTAAATGGTACAAAATAAACAGTATTCCAGATTTGATTTATGATCATAATGAGATTTTGGCGTATAGCTTGAAACACCTTCGAAATAAAGTTCGCCAGACTCCAATTGGATTTAATTTATTACCTGAAAAATTTACTTTATTACAGTTAATGCAGCTCTATGAGGAAATTTTAGGAATCGAGATGGACAAACCGAACTTTAGGAGAAAAATTCTTCACATGAAACTTTTGGCAGCTTTAGACGAAAAACAACAAGACGTTTCTCACCGAGCGGCTCAATTATACAAGTTTGATCCAGAAATTTACACGAAATTAACGGAGAAAGGTTTCAATTTTGAATTCTGA
- a CDS encoding NUDIX domain-containing protein, translating to MTETTTNHHKPAVDGITIDCVFFGFNKESLEVLLVQHAQGESKGKWGLLGGWLQIDESADDAAQRILQELTGLENIYLEQLKAFTNPKRVLERRVVTIGYYTLVNREDYNIKASLRVIEAKWYKINEIPDLIFDHNEILDFSLLQLRNRVRQAPIGFNLLPEKFTLLQLMHLYEEILGIELDKSNFRRKILHMKLLTELDEKQKDVSHRAAKLYKFDAEMYKKLTEKGFNFEF from the coding sequence TTGACAGAAACAACTACTAATCATCACAAACCAGCCGTAGACGGAATCACAATTGACTGTGTTTTCTTCGGATTTAATAAAGAGAGTCTCGAAGTTCTCTTGGTGCAGCATGCCCAAGGTGAAAGTAAAGGAAAATGGGGACTTCTTGGCGGATGGCTTCAAATAGACGAAAGTGCAGATGATGCTGCCCAGCGTATTCTACAAGAACTTACTGGTCTCGAAAATATTTATTTGGAGCAGTTAAAAGCTTTTACAAATCCGAAACGTGTTTTAGAAAGACGTGTTGTTACCATTGGTTACTATACTTTAGTCAATCGAGAAGATTATAATATTAAAGCCAGTTTAAGAGTTATCGAAGCCAAATGGTATAAAATAAATGAAATTCCAGATTTGATTTTTGACCATAACGAAATTCTAGATTTTAGCTTACTGCAGCTGCGAAATCGCGTTCGTCAGGCTCCGATTGGTTTCAATTTACTTCCAGAAAAATTTACGTTATTGCAGTTGATGCATTTGTACGAAGAAATTTTAGGAATTGAATTGGATAAATCGAATTTCAGACGAAAAATTCTTCACATGAAACTGCTGACAGAACTCGACGAAAAACAAAAAGACGTTTCGCACAGAGCAGCTAAACTTTACAAATTTGATGCTGAAATGTACAAGAAATTAACAGAAAAAGGATTCAATTTTGAATTTTAG
- a CDS encoding outer membrane beta-barrel protein, whose translation MKTKFFILLSMLTFSFANAQQEEVDSEMNSAKGVTFQSGDMFLEGSIKISTGGDADYYGFSPKFGYLLNDKFAVGAKLNYSSNKVETTQVETNVFGVGAFARYYFLELDKKRLKTYAEAGLGFGRNKTDIPNVGSDTDNSLTADITVGLNYFVTKNIAVTFVLANMLSYNSVSPENGPSSDTFQLNINLFENIFDQPQFGLLYRF comes from the coding sequence ATGAAAACTAAATTTTTTATTCTTTTATCGATGTTAACTTTCTCATTTGCTAATGCACAACAAGAAGAAGTTGATTCGGAAATGAACTCAGCAAAGGGAGTAACCTTTCAAAGCGGTGATATGTTCTTAGAAGGTTCTATCAAAATTAGCACAGGCGGTGATGCAGATTATTATGGTTTTAGTCCAAAATTTGGGTACTTATTAAATGATAAATTTGCTGTAGGAGCAAAATTAAACTACTCTAGCAACAAGGTAGAAACAACTCAAGTAGAAACTAATGTATTTGGGGTTGGAGCTTTTGCACGTTACTATTTCTTGGAATTGGATAAAAAACGTTTAAAAACTTATGCTGAAGCTGGTTTAGGATTTGGAAGAAACAAAACAGATATACCAAATGTTGGAAGCGATACTGACAACAGTTTAACTGCTGATATCACTGTGGGATTAAATTATTTTGTAACCAAAAATATTGCTGTAACTTTTGTATTAGCAAATATGCTGTCTTACAACAGTGTTTCTCCAGAAAATGGTCCTTCATCTGATACTTTCCAATTAAATATTAATTTATTTGAAAATATTTTTGACCAACCTCAATTTGGTCTTTTATATAGATTTTAA
- the lepA gene encoding translation elongation factor 4, with product MKKIRNFCIIAHIDHGKSTLADRLLSATQTVTAREEKAQLLDNMDLERERGITIKSHAIQMEYTYKGEEYILNLIDTPGHVDFSYEVSRSIAACEGALLIVDAAQSIQAQTISNLYLALENDLEIIPVLNKVDLPSANPEEVSDDIIDLLGCKLEDIIHASGKTGFGVENILAAIIEKIPAPKGNPDEPLQALIFDSVYNPFRGIEVIFRVVNGEIRKGQKIKFMATDNEYFADEIGTLKLNQVPKNVISTGDVGYLISGIKEAKEVKVGDTLTDAKLPTTNMITGFEDVKPMVFAGIYPVDTEDYEDLRSSMEKLQLNDASLVFTPESSAALGFGFRCGFLGMLHMEIIQERLEREFDMTVITTVPNVSYLAYTKKDPETPLIVNNPSDLPEPSKLDRVEEPYIKATIITKADFVGNVMSLCIEKRGLITNQTYLTTERVELNFDMPLAEIVFDFYDRLKTVSKGYASFDYSPIGMRTSKLVKLDVLLNAQTVDALSALIHEDNAYNIGKKMTEKLRELIPRQQFDIPIQAAIGAKIIARETIKALRKDVTAKCYGGDISRKRKLLEKQKKGKKRMRQVGNVEIPQEAFMAVLKLND from the coding sequence ATGAAGAAGATACGTAACTTTTGCATTATTGCACACATTGACCACGGTAAAAGTACATTGGCGGACAGATTATTAAGCGCAACACAAACCGTTACAGCTCGTGAGGAAAAAGCACAATTGCTTGACAACATGGACCTGGAGCGTGAGCGTGGAATTACCATTAAGAGTCATGCCATTCAGATGGAATATACTTATAAAGGGGAAGAATACATCTTGAATTTAATTGATACTCCTGGTCACGTAGATTTTTCGTATGAAGTTTCGAGATCTATCGCAGCCTGCGAAGGAGCTTTATTAATTGTTGATGCTGCACAAAGTATTCAGGCACAAACGATTTCAAATTTATATTTAGCACTTGAAAATGACTTGGAAATTATTCCGGTTTTAAACAAAGTCGATTTGCCAAGTGCCAATCCAGAAGAAGTTAGTGATGATATTATCGATTTATTAGGATGTAAATTAGAAGATATTATTCATGCTTCTGGAAAAACTGGTTTTGGTGTTGAGAACATTCTTGCTGCTATCATCGAAAAAATTCCTGCACCTAAAGGAAATCCAGACGAACCTTTACAGGCTTTGATTTTTGACTCGGTTTACAATCCGTTTCGTGGTATCGAAGTAATCTTTAGAGTTGTAAATGGTGAAATCAGAAAAGGTCAGAAAATTAAATTCATGGCAACTGATAATGAATATTTTGCTGATGAAATTGGAACTTTAAAATTAAATCAAGTTCCTAAAAATGTAATTTCTACCGGAGACGTTGGTTATTTGATTTCTGGAATTAAAGAAGCAAAAGAAGTAAAAGTTGGTGACACGCTGACTGATGCCAAACTGCCTACAACTAATATGATTACTGGTTTTGAAGATGTAAAACCAATGGTATTTGCTGGAATTTATCCTGTTGATACAGAAGATTATGAAGATTTGCGTTCTTCTATGGAAAAATTGCAATTGAATGATGCTTCGCTTGTTTTTACGCCTGAAAGTTCTGCGGCTTTAGGATTTGGTTTCCGATGCGGATTCTTAGGAATGCTTCACATGGAAATTATCCAAGAGCGTTTAGAGCGTGAGTTTGATATGACTGTAATTACAACAGTTCCTAACGTTTCGTATTTGGCTTACACCAAAAAAGATCCAGAAACTCCTTTAATTGTAAACAACCCATCAGATTTACCAGAACCTTCAAAACTGGACAGAGTTGAAGAACCCTATATAAAAGCTACTATTATTACAAAAGCTGATTTCGTAGGAAACGTAATGAGTTTATGTATTGAAAAACGTGGTTTAATTACGAATCAAACTTACCTAACAACAGAGCGTGTTGAGTTAAACTTTGACATGCCTTTGGCTGAAATTGTATTCGATTTTTACGATCGTTTAAAGACAGTTTCTAAAGGGTATGCTTCTTTCGATTACTCTCCTATCGGGATGCGTACTTCGAAATTAGTTAAACTGGACGTTCTTTTAAATGCACAAACCGTTGATGCACTTTCTGCATTAATCCACGAAGACAACGCCTACAATATCGGTAAAAAAATGACCGAGAAACTACGTGAGTTAATCCCGAGACAACAATTTGATATTCCGATTCAAGCTGCAATTGGAGCGAAAATTATTGCTCGTGAAACGATTAAGGCACTTCGTAAAGACGTTACCGCAAAATGTTACGGTGGAGATATTTCGCGTAAGCGTAAATTACTGGAAAAACAGAAAAAAGGTAAAAAACGTATGCGTCAGGTAGGAAACGTTGAGATTCCGCAAGAAGCATTTATGGCTGTTTTGAAACTGAACGACTAG
- a CDS encoding DinB family protein, translated as MKTLEAQVITSEDLLKHWQGHRALTRRLIELFPEKDFFEFSIGGMRPFAKLVDELLAIAVPGLKGIVTKQTEAFSEGSEKLIFKAQYLQKWDEATEEINKYWEQLAVEDFSETFNLFGQYEFPVIQNILYFIDNEVHHRGQAYVYLRALNIEPPFFWER; from the coding sequence ATGAAAACACTAGAAGCACAAGTTATTACATCAGAAGATTTATTGAAACACTGGCAAGGACACCGCGCTCTTACACGTCGATTAATTGAACTTTTTCCTGAGAAAGATTTCTTTGAATTTTCAATTGGAGGTATGCGCCCTTTTGCCAAATTAGTGGATGAACTTTTGGCTATAGCAGTTCCAGGACTTAAAGGAATTGTAACGAAACAAACCGAAGCATTTTCGGAAGGATCAGAAAAATTAATTTTTAAAGCACAATATCTTCAAAAATGGGACGAAGCGACAGAAGAAATAAATAAATATTGGGAACAATTAGCAGTCGAAGATTTCAGCGAAACTTTTAATTTGTTTGGGCAGTATGAATTTCCAGTCATTCAGAATATTTTGTATTTCATTGATAATGAAGTGCACCACCGTGGACAAGCTTATGTATATTTAAGAGCTTTAAACATTGAACCGCCATTTTTCTGGGAAAGATAA
- a CDS encoding YafY family protein, whose product MLDETPKRFDRIVAILIQLQSKKIVKAQELADRFDCSLRTIYRDIRTLEASGVPIYSEAGVGYALMEGYRLPPVMFTREEISSFIAAEKLMQKFTDPSLGTHHASAMYKLKSVLRSADKDWLSNIESRVVMQTAEPMFNDNSPNTLAVLFEGIAEKKQILLTYKTFDKDETTQRNLEPVGVFHDNNNWYFLGYCHLRKDYRQFRTDRIQEIKKTEFDFTIEHDALETYLTKTETCPTTKVRILIEKKIARYLTHERKYHGFVSEKEIGDKIEMHFMCRDIENGFPRWFLMFGDYAEILEPQILKTKVLELLEINKKRLL is encoded by the coding sequence ATGCTCGACGAAACTCCAAAACGATTTGACCGAATTGTTGCGATTCTTATTCAATTACAGTCAAAAAAGATTGTAAAGGCACAAGAACTGGCAGACCGTTTTGACTGTAGTTTACGAACTATTTACAGGGATATTAGAACGCTTGAAGCTTCTGGGGTTCCTATTTATAGTGAAGCAGGAGTTGGCTATGCATTAATGGAAGGTTACAGACTTCCGCCCGTAATGTTTACGCGAGAAGAAATAAGCAGCTTTATTGCTGCCGAAAAACTAATGCAGAAATTTACAGATCCTTCTTTGGGAACACATCACGCATCGGCGATGTACAAACTCAAATCGGTTTTAAGAAGTGCAGACAAAGACTGGCTGTCCAACATTGAATCAAGAGTAGTTATGCAGACTGCGGAGCCAATGTTTAATGACAATTCTCCGAATACACTGGCTGTTCTTTTTGAAGGAATTGCAGAGAAAAAACAAATTCTTTTAACCTACAAAACTTTTGATAAAGACGAAACAACACAGCGAAATCTAGAACCCGTTGGGGTTTTTCATGATAATAATAATTGGTATTTTCTAGGTTATTGCCATTTGCGAAAAGATTATCGCCAGTTTAGAACCGATCGCATTCAGGAAATCAAAAAAACCGAATTTGATTTTACTATTGAACACGATGCATTGGAAACTTATTTGACTAAAACGGAAACTTGTCCTACGACAAAAGTGAGAATCTTAATTGAAAAAAAAATCGCAAGATATTTGACCCATGAAAGAAAATATCATGGCTTTGTTTCAGAAAAAGAAATAGGTGATAAAATCGAAATGCATTTTATGTGCCGTGATATCGAAAATGGTTTTCCACGATGGTTTCTTATGTTTGGAGATTATGCAGAAATCCTGGAACCTCAAATATTAAAAACTAAAGTTCTAGAACTTTTGGAAATCAACAAAAAAAGACTTTTATAA